In Leptodesmis sichuanensis A121, the following are encoded in one genomic region:
- a CDS encoding tetratricopeptide repeat protein, translating into MLESVIAAFDRQDYRTAAQLLKELLKQSPQDPWVQFYVARLQEVSGKASAAENIYRQLLRQSANPKLMAQARQGLQRLEEAEKERRQQAIAQATADASSQEPGVMILEAVAGENRNAIVQRFAQIMKIDAYTARGLLPSRGWRLYRCGSIGELQVYGQELLQSEIPVFWASLSELQAIQVFRIHYFQTFVPTASVVCFNDANQSGLLSFNWSEVGQRVEGLLPIFGQVVDLGYRDRLEWKEHVEDYVHVCDLHLINRQCILRLVDSQYAFHQGVSANVHHDTIRQYWNELSAGLNQQLPETPIQSLFTPFAETTEDFTVVLDRIASHIHLARSTDCYLDTAFHLYSSLAFLQRSRAIAKK; encoded by the coding sequence ATGTTGGAATCAGTTATCGCGGCCTTCGATCGCCAGGATTATCGAACAGCGGCTCAATTATTAAAAGAATTGCTCAAACAGTCGCCTCAGGATCCGTGGGTGCAGTTTTATGTGGCGCGGTTGCAGGAGGTATCGGGGAAGGCGAGTGCGGCGGAGAATATCTACCGTCAACTGTTGCGGCAGAGTGCCAATCCCAAGCTGATGGCACAAGCACGGCAGGGCTTACAACGATTGGAGGAGGCAGAGAAGGAGCGACGACAACAGGCGATCGCGCAGGCGACTGCGGATGCGTCCAGCCAGGAACCGGGAGTGATGATTCTGGAAGCGGTAGCGGGAGAGAACCGGAATGCGATCGTCCAGCGCTTTGCCCAGATTATGAAAATCGATGCGTATACGGCACGAGGACTGTTGCCCAGTCGGGGCTGGCGGCTGTATCGCTGTGGGTCTATTGGGGAGTTACAGGTGTATGGCCAGGAACTCCTGCAGTCGGAAATTCCGGTTTTTTGGGCATCCCTCTCCGAATTGCAAGCGATTCAAGTTTTTCGCATCCATTACTTCCAAACCTTTGTGCCGACGGCTTCTGTCGTTTGTTTCAATGATGCCAATCAGTCTGGATTACTATCTTTTAACTGGTCAGAGGTGGGGCAGCGAGTGGAGGGATTATTACCGATTTTTGGGCAGGTGGTAGATTTGGGCTATCGCGATCGCCTGGAGTGGAAAGAACACGTTGAGGATTACGTTCACGTCTGCGACCTGCATCTGATCAATCGGCAGTGCATTTTGCGGTTGGTGGATAGTCAGTACGCCTTTCATCAGGGCGTATCGGCCAATGTCCATCACGACACGATTCGCCAATACTGGAACGAGTTGAGCGCAGGGCTAAATCAGCAGCTTCCTGAAACTCCAATCCAGTCCCTGTTCACCCCATTTGCTGAAACCACAGAAGACTTTACCGTTGTTCTCGATCGCATCGCATCTCACATTCACCTGGCGCGATCAACGGATTGTTACCTGGATACTGCCTTTCATCTGTACAGCAGTCTGGCCTTCCTGCAACGCTCCCGTGCGATCGCAAAAAAATAG
- a CDS encoding pentapeptide repeat-containing protein produces MRELLVTHNGSGKSYVDANLRAANLDGVNLEGVDLTWADLSCATLRHANLKNANLAESLVLHTDFTGATMTGACLEAWNIDSNTVLDDVDCQYVYLLRHQQERRPSSGDFAPSEFTKLFQEVLSTVDLIFHNGVDWKAFVAAFNQVQVENENTPLEIQRIENKGDGVVVVRVSVPPDTDVVNRVERRDRHRS; encoded by the coding sequence GTGCGGGAATTACTGGTCACCCATAATGGTTCTGGCAAATCCTATGTCGATGCCAATCTGCGGGCTGCCAACCTGGATGGGGTGAATCTGGAAGGAGTCGATCTCACCTGGGCAGATTTGAGTTGTGCTACCCTACGCCATGCCAATCTCAAAAATGCCAACTTGGCTGAATCCCTGGTTTTACATACGGATTTCACCGGGGCAACAATGACGGGAGCCTGTCTGGAAGCCTGGAATATTGACAGCAACACGGTTTTAGATGACGTGGATTGCCAGTATGTCTATCTGTTGCGCCACCAACAGGAACGTCGTCCCAGTAGTGGCGATTTTGCACCGAGCGAATTCACGAAACTGTTTCAAGAAGTCCTCAGCACTGTGGATTTAATCTTCCACAACGGGGTGGACTGGAAAGCCTTTGTCGCTGCCTTCAACCAGGTACAGGTGGAAAACGAAAATACCCCGTTAGAAATTCAAAGGATTGAGAACAAAGGCGATGGCGTGGTTGTGGTGCGGGTCAGCGTGCCGCCGGACACCGATGTTGTTAACCGAGTTGAAAGACGCGATCGCCACCGATCCTGA
- a CDS encoding 16S rRNA (uracil(1498)-N(3))-methyltransferase, with amino-acid sequence MLQRIVVNPTQIVPPVVYFTAEQRHYLSRVLRLQEGDRVIVMDGQGYSWLVQLVHPSHADLQAEILEAIACQTELPIAITLVMALPKGNAFDEVVRQVTELGVSCIAPVISDRTLLHPSLQKLERWRRIAQEAAEQSERQIVPTIQEPISFQEHLNTLPTTELSVSPHYLCVTRHTAPHLLDCLHSLPLSPLLSLTVAIGPEGGWTEVEVERAIATGYQPVSLGDRILRTVTAPVVALSLIAAVLESSLNEEAG; translated from the coding sequence ATGTTGCAACGGATTGTTGTCAATCCGACTCAAATTGTGCCGCCCGTGGTTTATTTCACCGCTGAACAACGGCATTATTTGAGCCGGGTTTTGCGCTTGCAGGAGGGCGATCGCGTGATTGTGATGGATGGTCAGGGTTATTCCTGGCTTGTGCAACTGGTTCATCCTTCCCATGCAGACCTGCAAGCCGAAATTCTGGAGGCGATCGCATGCCAAACCGAACTTCCGATCGCGATCACTCTGGTCATGGCCTTGCCGAAAGGTAATGCCTTTGACGAGGTAGTCCGGCAGGTGACGGAACTGGGAGTGAGTTGCATTGCTCCGGTGATCAGCGATCGCACCCTGCTCCATCCCAGTCTGCAAAAACTGGAACGCTGGCGACGCATCGCTCAAGAAGCCGCCGAACAATCGGAACGCCAAATTGTTCCCACCATCCAGGAACCGATTTCCTTTCAAGAACACTTGAACACTCTACCCACCACTGAATTGTCTGTCTCTCCTCACTACCTCTGTGTCACTCGCCACACTGCTCCTCATCTCTTGGATTGTCTCCACAGCCTCCCCCTCTCTCCCCTTCTCTCCCTCACCGTTGCGATCGGCCCCGAAGGTGGCTGGACTGAGGTTGAGGTTGAGAGAGCGATTGCCACAGGCTACCAACCTGTTTCACTGGGCGATCGTATTCTTCGCACCGTTACCGCCCCAGTTGTCGCCCTTTCGTTAATTGCTGCGGTGTTGGAAAGTTCCTTGAACGAGGAGGCGGGCTGA